Proteins from one Puntigrus tetrazona isolate hp1 chromosome 10, ASM1883169v1, whole genome shotgun sequence genomic window:
- the mdh2 gene encoding malate dehydrogenase, mitochondrial has product MFSRIARPTATLVRCLSTSSQHNAKVAVLGASGGIGQPLSLLLKNSPLVSELSLYDIAHTPGVAADLSHIETRANVKGYMGADQLGAALKGCEVVVIPAGVPRKPGMTRDDLFNTNATIVATLADACARHCPQAMICVIANPVNSTIPITSEVMKKHGVYNPNRVFGVTTLDIVRANTFVAELKGLDPARVNVPVVGGHAGKTIIPLISQCTPKVEFPADQLSALTGRIQEAGTEVVKAKAGSGSATLSMAYAGARFTFSLLDAMNGKEGVVECAFVRSEETECKYFSTPLLLGKNGIEKNLGLGKISAFEDKLVAEAMDELKGSIKKGEDFVANMK; this is encoded by the exons ATGTTCTCCCGCATCGCTAGACCAACCGCCACCCTCGTCCGGTGCTTGTCCACCTCCTCACAG CACAATGCAAAAGTCGCGGTCTTGGGTGCTTCAGGTGGCATCGGGCAGCCCTTGTCTCTCCTGCTGAAGAACAGCCCTTTAGTGAGCGAGCTTTCGCTCTACGATATTGCTCATACTCCTGGAGTGGCTGCTGACCTCAGTCACATTGAGACCAGAGCCAATGTCAAAG GATACATGGGTGCAGACCAGCTGGGTGCTGCACTGAAAGGTTGTGAAGTTGTTGTCATCCCTGCTGGTGTCCCAAGGAAGCCTG GTATGACTCGTGATGATCTGTTTAACACCAATGCCACCATTGTGGCCACTTTAGCTGATGCTTGTGCCCGTCACTGTCCTCAGGCCATGATCTGCGTCATTGCAAACCCA gtaaacTCTACCATCCCAATCACATCAGAGGTGATGAAGAAACATGGCGTCTACAACCCCAACAGAGTCTTCGGGGTCACAACACTGGATATTGTCAGAGCAAACACTTTTGTTGCTGAGCTCAAA GGCCTTGATCCCGCCAGAGTCAATGTGCCAGTTGTTGGAGGTCATGCAGGAAAGACCATCATTCCTCTCATTTCCCAg TGCACTCCCAAGGTTGAGTTCCCTGCAGATCAGCTGTCTGCTCTGACAGGCAGGATCCAGGAAGCAGGAACTGAGGTTGTGAAAGCTAAAGCCGGTTCAG GCTCTGCCACTCTGTCAATGGCCTATGCTGGAGCCAGGTTCACATTCTCTCTTCTTGATGCCATGAATGGAAAAGAAGGCGTTGTTGAATGTGCATTTGTGAGATCTGAGGAGACAGAATGCAAATACTTCTCTACACCTCTCCTCCTCGGG aaAAACGGCATTGAAAAGAACCTTGGTCTTGGCAAGATCTCTGCTTTTGAAGATAAGCTGGTAGCTGAAGCCATGGATGAACTGAAGGGCTCCATCAAGAAAGGAGAAGATTTTGTTGCAAACATGAAGTGA
- the zgc:153345 gene encoding uncharacterized protein zgc:153345, translated as MAGLTEERLRVVAIVHTLKAVGIRVKNWKNFINGDSGGEQTFIQEDQRFAFGRDLHLLPQHELSDMGGTVPQFLVEACLYLSQHLDIEGLFRKTGSLSRIRALRADLEQGKPVFLSPHASLLQACDVASLIKQFLRELPSPLIPTDLQIPLIQAQGLEMTHDQEGARNRTTLLITSLFPSSHARALRYLCTFLRQVAERCSENRMDATSLAVVIAPNLLQSPAPPCKLTLDTERHLDQQTSVIKSLILHADRIGVVPSCVLEASKAAVRTEAPSPAGGVMFSKRTGLSVYRSLRRQRRRSVGEIFVDAFSKLKPCRTPTGPPIVLNVTPVTPLSKSPTPQSPVTVKRKATEESLPELEGSARKRRSLHDLREDTPTINKPEECLSSHSPLEKCKKEDPITTTSKKRNHMRDQQKSLGPPAQEDKGHRRRKSLRFFSVPSGNNSNPLSVTPTHKNPENCLEEHQEQPDYKCGSQHTNADESTKIPLILIDGPGGVVANEVEDDPDLLNCSFAENPNDHLNMFSEVSCIQRQDSEEPCDEECWTILENENFVELGPCEVIESVAQNKESQINANTEVENEPEVKRLEEQPRKGSKKVKKTSKNRPRPRRSISLPEVTLESCTNEMPELEREAGRTQTERVNTAWPMFSSLTLSNEQENVTMEKKVGVKEVQEAKVKTSKQDKLSDSAVGFKKPHLRLSVAERLRGFSALTLLLRTSRMAPQFREKTQESLQRGPTRLRRQGARRFGRSISHEGVPERPLEQSPVGSPPANQAFIRIHDASPDSGVESVDHEPIIDFNEEVCKMSQNYPEVQATNDVDVDFLSSLGNLNQDPVFPTTDKTENQFICKQTEQNVEELDLHKLLDRKCHISAHEEDDHQDANVTAEVLAPDLTSPMFFQQMVPLKLFEDTNSVEEFKTDQVCPLNGSEKETLSWVNASPPFGFPNFAPLSFDGVLSEDDTRNGLPCDLSPPDFQFRRMTTKRHYRDSPRWPSHEVRMSAWNPLPL; from the exons atggccggtttaacgGAGGAGCGTTTGCGCGTGGTGGCGATCGTTCACACGCTCAAAGCTGTCGGTATCCGCGTGAAAAACTGGAAAAACTTTATAAATGGAGATTCAGGGGGTGAACAAACTTTTATTCAG GAGGATCAACGCTTTGCTTTTGGACGTGACCTGCACTTGCTCCCTCAACACGAACTGTCCGACATGGGCGGTACAGTACCTCA GTTCCTGGTGGAGGCCTGTTTGTATCTGTCACAACATCTGGATATAGAGGGTCTTTTCAGGAAGACTGGTTCCTTGAGTCGTATCCGAGCTCTGAGA GCAGACCTGGAGCAGGGAAAGCCTGTCTTCTTATCTCCGCACGCATCCCTCCTGCAGGCCTGTGATGTTGCCTCTCTCATCAAGCAGTTCCTGCGTGAGCTGCCGTCTCCTCTCATACCTACGGACCTCCAGATCCCTCTGATTCAGGCCCAGGGCCTCGAGATGACGCATGACCAGGAGGGAGCGAGAAACAGAACAACCCTGCTCATAACATCTCTGTTTCCTTCATCCCACGCTCGTGCACTCCGATACCTCTGCACCTTTCTGCGTCAAGTTGCAGAGAG ATGCAGTGAAAATCGAATGGATGCTACCAGTCTGGCAGTTGTTATTGCTCCTAATTTGCTCCAGTCTCCAGCACCACCTTGTAAACTCACTCTTGACACTGAGAGACATTTAGACCAGCAGACATCAGTGATCAAATCGCTTATTCTTCATGCAGATCGTATTG GTGTTGTTCCTTCGTGTGTGCTGGAGGCATCAAAAGCAGCGGTGAGAACTGAGGCGCCCTCTCCTGCAGGTGGCGTTATGTTTAGTAAGAGGACAGGACTCAGTGTTTACAGAAGTCTGAGAAGACAGCGGAGGCGAAGTGTTGGTG aaatatttgtagATGCATTTTCCAAACTGAAGCCATGTCGTACTCCTACTGGACCACCAATAGTCTTAAATGTCACACCAG TGACTCCTCTCTCAAAAAGCCCCACCCCTCAATCACCAGTTACGGTCAAACGTAAAGCCACTGAGGAATCACTTCCTGAACTTGAAGGATCCGCGAGGAAGAG GCGGTCGCTGCATGACCTAAGAGAGGACACACCAACCATCAACAAGCCAGAAG AGTGTTTAAGCAGTCATAGTCCCCTGGAAAAGTGTAAAAAAGAAGATCCCATTACTACCACTTCCAAAAAGAGAAACCACATGAGAGATCAACAGAAATCACTTGG GCCTCCAGCACAAGAAGACAAGGGACATCGGAGAAGAAAATCTCTCAGATTTTTCTCTGTGCCCAGTGGCAACAACAGTAACCCT CTTTCAGTGACACCAACACACAAAAACCCTGAAAACTGTTTAGAAGAACACCAAGAGCAGCCTGACTATAAATGCGGTTCACAACATACAAATGCTGATGAATCTACTAAGATACCACTTATCCTTATTGATGGACCAGGAGGAG TTGTTGCGAATGAGGTAGAGGATGACCCGGATCTTCTCAACTGCAGTTTTGCTGAAAACCCTAATGAccatttaaacatgttttctgaAGTATCTTGCATTCAAAGACAGGACAGCGAGGAACCCTGTGATGAGGAATGCTGGACTATACTCGAAAATGAGAACTTTGTGGAGTTAGGACCGTGTGAGGTAATAGAATCTGTTGCCCAAAACAAGGAGTCTCagataaatgcaaacacagaaGTAGAGAATGAACCAGAGGTGAAGCGTCTAGAAGAGCAGCCTCGTAAAGGgtctaaaaaagtaaaaaaaacctctaagAACCGACCCCGTCCTCGTAGATCCATAAGCCTACCTGAGGTGACACTGGAGTCGTGTACTAATGAAATGCCTGAGTTGGAAAGGGAAGCTGGTAGAACGCAAACTGAGAGGGTCAACACTGCCTGGCCAATGTTTTCGAGTCTGACCCTTTCAAATGAGCAGGAAAATGTAACCATGGAGAAGAAGGTGGGTGTCAAAGAAGTGCAAGAGGCCAAAGTTAAAACTTCTAAGCAAGACAAATTATCAGATTCGGCTGTTGGTTTTAAAAAACCTCACCTGCGTTTGTCCGTGGCTGAGCGACTTCGAGGCTTTAGTGCCTTGACCTTGCTTCTCCGGACATCACGCATGGCACCTCAGTTTAGGGAAAAAACACAGGAGTCCCTTCAGAGGGGACCCACGCGTCTCCGCAGACAAGGTGCTCGACGGTTCGGACGCTCGATCAGCCACGAGGGAGTGCCAGAGAGACCACTAGAGCAGAGCCCTGTGGGATCTCCACCAGCCAATCAGGCTTTTATACGTATACATGACGCTAGCCCCGATTCAGGTGTGGAGTCCGTCGATCATGAGCCGattattgattttaatgaaGAGGTGTGCAAGATGTCACAAAATTACCCTGAAGTTCAGGCGACAAATGATGTGGACGTGGATTTTCTGAGCTCGTTGGGAAATCTTAACCAAGATCCAGTGTTTCCCACAACAGACAAAACTGAAAATCAGTTTATCTGCAAGCAAACAGAGCAGAATGTCGAGGAACTTGACCTTCATAAACTTTTGGATCGGAAGTGCCACATTAGTGCTCATGAGGAAGACGATCATCAAGATGCAAATGTTACAGCAGAAGTACTTGCACCTGATCTCACATCTCCAATGTTCTTCCAGCAGATGGTGCCATTGAAACTCTTTGAAGACACTAACTCAGTGGAAGAATTTAAAACGGATCAAGTCTGTCCTCTGAATGGAAGTGAAAAGGAAACCCTCTCATGGGTGAATGCCAGTCCTCCATTTGGGTTTCCAAATTTTGCTCCTTTGTCATTTGATGGTGTGCTTTCAGAAGATGACACACGTAACGGGTTGCCTTGCGATCTCTCCCCTCCAGACTTTCAGTTCAGGCGCATGACCACAAAGAGACACTACAGAGATTCTCCCCGCTGGCCCTCACATGAGGTGCGAATGTCTGCTTGGAACCCATTaccactttaa